The segment CTGTAACTCGTTCAGAATCAGTTTGTTGTGCCCTTCGCCGGGAAAATTGCGAATGATGGCACAGTTCTTGTACCCCAAATGTCAGCCTAACGAACCTTCTGAAAATTGGGGGAATCTCTCTCATGAAGAAACCGAGAGCAATCTACATGCTAGCGCTTGTTGGTGTGCCGATTGTTGTGGCGTTTTTTACCAGTAGGAGCTTCACGATGAATACGGAATTTGCGACGACATTCGCGCTGCTGCTTAGCCTGTTTTCAGTCAGTGTGATTGCGGGAGCGGCTTTTATGGGCGCGTATCGATTCCTGAAGAATGTCGGCCTGTTCAAGGGGCATTACTACTATTAAGATAAAGAGGACCGCAGGCTGATCGCCGGAGACGCGTTGACCGGCAAGCTGGAGGTTCTATGCCACCACCGGAAACGATGCTTATGGAAAATGCCCCGCCGGCTCCTGCATTCTCTTTCAAAAGAGGAACTGTGGGATGCCTCCTGGTGCATGGATTCGGAGATACGGCCGCCTTAATGGAGCCGATGGCGGTTTATTTGAGAGAACAGGGGATAACCACGACCTCTGTGACGCTGCCCGGTCATGGGACGTCTCTTCACGATTTCGCCTTGATCTCCTCCCAGAAGTTGATCGGGACGGTTGAACGGGAATTTGCGGAAATGAAGGAGGCCTGCGGCTCGGTTGTAGTGGTCGGCTTCAGCATGGGCGGACTGCTCGCGATTCATCTGGCGACCCTGCGCGATGTCGAAGGGTTGGTGACGATTTGCACGCCTGTTTTTCCCCGAGGAGGAGTGCTGAGTGAGCACGTGCTGCAACGTGCGGCCAGATTTGGAGCGCTCGTCGGCGCCAATATTCCCAAGTTCGGCATAACCAGCTTGTCGGACAAAACGCTTCGCTCGTACCTGAACGGGTACAACAAATATCCTTCCCGCAGCATATTGTGCCTGCTCGACCTTATGAAATTGACGCGCCCGATCCTCAAGAGGGTGACAGCCCCGCTCCTGGTCGTGCATTCCCAGCGAGACGACGTCATTTGGAGAGAGAGCGGCAATTATATCTTCCGTTCCGTCGCAAGCGCTGAAAAAAGGTATATCGTATTGGAGAACAGCCGCCACAAAGCGCCGCTTGACCGGGATCGCTGCGTTCTATTTGAAGAAGTGACGAACTTCTGCTTGTCGCGCGCCTGAACACACTTTTTTTCTCGTCCTTCAGGGCTCTCTTCTCAGTTGGACCCTTTATCCCCAAGTGGAAAATCATTATCCCTTATGTTATAATGCGATAACAGTTTATACTTCATCCGTCCGCATAAACTTGTTGCATGCATTGGCATTATGAATGATTTTGCATACCTGCAGCGCATTCTAACCGAACAAAAAGTTACTCTCCTAAATCCTTCCATTGCGGATCCAGCAAAAAGGGCCTTGGTTCGCAATTTTTTGGAGTCCGTTTTTTCACATCTCATGTTGTGTCTTGGAGGAGCGGAAATCGGCGCGTGCGCATCCAAAGCGGCCGAAGCCGCTCTCCAAGAGGCCCGCACCAAGACAGAGCTTCTGGCCTCTCTCGATGATTTTGAGCTGGCGGCGTTGAATGTGATGCAGTCGTCCTTCAAAGACGAAGCCTTGCCGCCCACTTGGGGCAGTGTGTTTCGTTTTTTCTGCGAAACCAGAAAGAGATTGAGAAGTCGCTCGCCCGCAGAACCTCTCGAGCCGGCCCGAAATGATTTCCCGGGTCTTTTTGACGAGGTAATCCATCAGATCCTCAATCCCTCGATCGGCCCCGAAGAAGTATTGAAGCTCATCTGCGATGGCGCATTGAAGCTGACGGCCGCCGAGGCTGTCGCCATCTACGCGATAGACCGAGAAAACAATAGTTTCCTGCTCAAGCAGTTCGCGGCGGGCCCGCTTTTCCGCCAGATCGAACAGAAGAAGCTGCCGGAATTTCTGGCCGCCTTTGCGTCTATTCCGCGGAAGCCGGAGGACGCGGAGGGCCTTTTCCACATCGCGCTCACCCAAAGGAAGCCGGTCTTCAGCAGCGACATCATGAAAGACGGGCGCGTGCACATGCCGGAGGCGCTCAAACAACTGGGCGTGGACGCAATGCTGGTGATTCCCATGCTCGAACCTGAAAACGAAGTGGGTTTCATTTCGGCCGTCCCGCCGCCAAATTCATCGTTTTCCGACGCCGAGATTGAGAACCTTTCGGTTTTCGCCGACCTTGCGGCCGTTACATGGCGCAACGCCCAACTTTACAATGATCTGAGGAAATCGGAGCGGCGATATCGTTACCTGATCGACAATGCAATCGATATCATCTTCATTCTCGACATGCAGGGCCGTTTTGTCTCGATCAACAAGCGCGGCGAGCAATTGACCGGCCATAAGGCGGAGGGTTGGATCGGGCGCCATTTTTCCGAGCTTATCAGCGCCGATGACCTGAGCGAAGTTTTGCAAGGGTGGTCCCGCGGAACTGCCGGTGGAGCCAATGTCATGCCTGTTCGAATACAGACCGCTCGGGGAGAGGACCTTTATCTGAAAGTGAATAGTTCCCTTCTCGAGGAAGACGGGGAAATCAAGGGACAGATGTGCATTGCGCGGGACGCGACGGAGGAAACCAAGCGGGAAGCCGAGTTCAAGCGCCTGCACGAATCGGTGGTCGAGGCAAATCACAAGCTTGAGGAATCGATGGCGAAGCTGAAGTCGGCCCAGGCGAAACTGGTGCAGACCGAAAAACTTTCGGCAATGGGGGAGCTCATCTCGGGAATCGCGCACGAACTGAACAATCCGCTCACCGGAATCATGGGGTACACCCAGCTCCTGCTCGAGACGGCTGAAAACGACAAGTACCGCCAGGACCTCGAAAAGATCAATACGGCAGCCTACCGGTGTAAACAGATAATCCAGAACCTGCTGCGCTTCTCCCGAAGCCATAAACCGCAGAAACAGCGTATTGACATTCAGGCGGTCATCAAGAGCGTGGCCGAGCTGAAGCGCTACCAGTTGCAGCTCGACGGAATAAAACTGAATCTTCAGCTTCAGGAGAACGGCCTTTACATCATCGGCGACCACTACCAGCTCCAGCAGGTGATCCTCAACCTGATCAATAACGCGCATCAGGCGATTCATACAGCGAAGAGCGGCGGCGCCATCGATGTGCGGACCGTATGCGACGAAGCATCCGGCCGGGCGCGCGTGTTTGTTTCGGATGACGGACCGGGTATTCCGCAGGAGGTGCTGCCCAGGATTTTCGATCCTTTCTTTACCACAAAGGAGCCAGGCGCCGGTACCGGCCTCGGCCTGAGCGTGGTATACGGGATCATACAAGAGCATGGGGGCCAAATCACAACTGAAAGCGTGCCGCACAAACATACCACTTTCTCTCTCGAACTCCCGCTTGATGGCTCGTCCACGTCCGACAAAGGAGCTGACGAGAAAATCAAGCCCTCCTCCAAGTCATCGAGCGTGCTCGTGGTCGATGACGAGGAGGTAATCCTCGATCTTCTGACCGACATTTTCTCGCAAATGGATTACAGTGTCGAACGCGCACATAACGGCGCAGAGGCGCTGGAGAAAGTGCGGAAAAAACCCTTCGACATCATCATCTGTGATCTGAAGATGCCAGGGATGGACGGCAAGACCTTCTTCCAGAAAGTTACGAAGTCCAATCCGGGGCTGGCGCAGAAAATCATTTTCTCCACCGGCGATACGCTCAGCGAAGACTTCAGGGCCTTCTGCGCCGAGACCCGTCGGATCGTCGTCGAAAAACCATTCTTTCTGGACGACTTGAAAAACGCTATCGAAGCCGTAGAGGAGAACCAGTTCCGGCCACCGGAATAATAAGAGGCTATTGTTTGAGAACTTCACGCGCACCCATTAAGAGGCTATTGTTTGAGAACTTCACGCGCACCCATGCGGTTCATCCGGGTTCCGCTTCGGAACGCGGAGGCGGGGTCCGCTGAAGGGCAGCAGGAAAGGGACGATGTATGATCATAGATTGTTTCAAGAAGAAAGGTGTGTGTCTTTTTTTTATATGGGCGTTTCTTTCGGCGGCGCTCCTTTCGCCGGCGCTGGCGGACGAAATTTATTTCAAGAGCGGCACCTCTCGCACTGCGGTAGTCATCCGTGAGAAAGACGGTTTTATCACGTTCAAGACCGAGATGGGAGTGTCGACCGTCAGCAGGGACAATATAGATTTTGTGGAAAAGGCTACTGACGAAGAGAACCAGGTCTTGCTGAGGAAATGGAGAGAGCAGGAGCGGGCGGAGATAGAGGCGCGGGATGCCCGCAGGGCGGCCGAGCGTGCATTTGAACAGGAACAACTCTCCAAGGGCATGATTCAATTCGAAAACAAATGGATGACGCCGGAGGAAAAGGAACGCATCCTCGAACTTCGAAGGCAGGCTCGGGAAGACAGGCTCCTCTTTGAGCAGGAACAGCGAAAAAAGGGGCATGTTTTCTTTCAGCATCTGTGGGTTACGCCCGAACAAGCGCAGGAACTCCGGCAAATGGAGCCGCAGATATACAGCCTGTACGATCAGATTACGGCCTGGCGGCAACAGATCAACTCGCTGCGGATGCAAATGTCATCCGTGGAGACGATAGAAGAGGCCGACGACTTCAGTAAACGCATTGAAGAAGTCAACCAGCGAATCTCCGAGGCCACCGAGCGCCTTGGCAAACTGCTCCAGCGGGCGGATGAGATCGAGGCGGCAAGCGAGCGCTACGTGATGCCGGAAAAATTCCGCGAGGCGATGGCGAGCGAAGAATAATTTCATAAAGCCGCTTCCTCTCTTCCCGGTACTCTTATGATCGGCAAGGAAATCGGGAATTACAAAATCCTCAAAGAGTTGGGAAGGGGCGGGATGGGCGTGGTCTACAAGGCCCACCAGGTCGCCCTCGGTCGCATGGTGGCGATGAAGGTGCTCCCCCAACACCTGACCACCGACACCGCCTTCATCAAACGATTCCAAAACGAAGCCCGCGCCATTGCAAAATTGAATCACCCCAACATCGTCCAGATTTACGATATCGGCAATCAGGACGATATCCACTATTACACCATGGAGTTCCTCGAGGGCCCGTCTCTCGACCAGATCATCTACCGCGAGGGCTTCATGCCGCTTGAAAATGCGATGAACATCGTGCTGCAGGTGGCCCGCGCCCTCGACTGCGCGCACCGAGAAGGCATAATTCACCGCGATATCAAACCCAGCAACATCATTATCGACCGCTCGAAAAGAGCCAAAGTCACTGATTTCGGACTGGCTCTTCAGGAACGTTCCACCCGCCTGACAGTAGACGGAAGCATCGTCGGTACTCCTGAATATATGTCGCCCGAGCAGGCCGCAGCCGAGCCCGCTAGCGCACGGAGCGACATCTACTCTCTCGGCGTTGTCTTTTATGAGCTGCTGACGGGAAAGGTGCCGTTCGAGGGCGAAACCACACTGATGGTCCTGAAAAAAATCCAGTCATTGGAGCCGGAATGGCCGCGCGCTCTCAATCCGGAGATCCCGGTTGAAGTCGAAAAAGTCATTCAGCGGATGATGGCGAAGAAACCGCGCGACCGCTATGCGAACTGCCAGGAGTTGATCCAGGATCTTCGGCGGCTGAAGGCGGGCGTCCCGATTCAAACCAGGAGAAAGGGCCCCGTTCACTTGTCCACGGCTGCGGCGTTAGCAGCGATTCTCGTGCTGGCGGCGGTGCTCTTGTTCAGGATGAGGGCAAAGCCGGAACCCGCGCCTCCTCCTCCGGAAGTGCCTGCTCTGCGCGAGATCGTTTCTGCGTACGAGCCGGCTGAACCGCCGGCGCCGGCATTATCGCCACTCGCAGCTCCCGCTGCTTCTCCGGATGAGCCTGTCTCATCTGACGCAGAGGCGCTTGCGGGCATAGCTCAGCAGCTTGCCGGGCTCGAAGTCCAGCTCGAGGGGGTGCGTTCAAGGAAAGCGACGCCGGATCTTTTTTGGCCGGATGTCCTCCTTTTCAAAAAGGGAAACAAGATCAACT is part of the Candidatus Abyssobacteria bacterium SURF_5 genome and harbors:
- a CDS encoding serine/threonine protein kinase, whose translation is MIGKEIGNYKILKELGRGGMGVVYKAHQVALGRMVAMKVLPQHLTTDTAFIKRFQNEARAIAKLNHPNIVQIYDIGNQDDIHYYTMEFLEGPSLDQIIYREGFMPLENAMNIVLQVARALDCAHREGIIHRDIKPSNIIIDRSKRAKVTDFGLALQERSTRLTVDGSIVGTPEYMSPEQAAAEPASARSDIYSLGVVFYELLTGKVPFEGETTLMVLKKIQSLEPEWPRALNPEIPVEVEKVIQRMMAKKPRDRYANCQELIQDLRRLKAGVPIQTRRKGPVHLSTAAALAAILVLAAVLLFRMRAKPEPAPPPPEVPALREIVSAYEPAEPPAPALSPLAAPAASPDEPVSSDAEALAGIAQQLAGLEVQLEGVRSRKATPDLFWPDVLLFKKGNKINCCVVGESLDRVKIRTTAGLADIPREEIQLIVYATPAEKASANEAQRREEERQQEEQQIRKQIASLRENKAEIEREAQAASPPPLDEPAASSASDSAQPPKVLEEQPRKDSGAPDKGVLNLAVNEKWNVSTTCGKTTGVTFGDQLLSVVSSQNPEKAPCEIILEKELNSEPPHSLEVIVEARQLIMGDDRITASLLVSFADGTSMEYSFFDSDKEQLASEVRQTPEKLRISRPKNTVSLEQGWYVLKLPLAEDAAKINKGEKIARISLIHSQQKGGSVIIFRYRAIVLNNK
- a CDS encoding PAS domain S-box protein, with translation MNDFAYLQRILTEQKVTLLNPSIADPAKRALVRNFLESVFSHLMLCLGGAEIGACASKAAEAALQEARTKTELLASLDDFELAALNVMQSSFKDEALPPTWGSVFRFFCETRKRLRSRSPAEPLEPARNDFPGLFDEVIHQILNPSIGPEEVLKLICDGALKLTAAEAVAIYAIDRENNSFLLKQFAAGPLFRQIEQKKLPEFLAAFASIPRKPEDAEGLFHIALTQRKPVFSSDIMKDGRVHMPEALKQLGVDAMLVIPMLEPENEVGFISAVPPPNSSFSDAEIENLSVFADLAAVTWRNAQLYNDLRKSERRYRYLIDNAIDIIFILDMQGRFVSINKRGEQLTGHKAEGWIGRHFSELISADDLSEVLQGWSRGTAGGANVMPVRIQTARGEDLYLKVNSSLLEEDGEIKGQMCIARDATEETKREAEFKRLHESVVEANHKLEESMAKLKSAQAKLVQTEKLSAMGELISGIAHELNNPLTGIMGYTQLLLETAENDKYRQDLEKINTAAYRCKQIIQNLLRFSRSHKPQKQRIDIQAVIKSVAELKRYQLQLDGIKLNLQLQENGLYIIGDHYQLQQVILNLINNAHQAIHTAKSGGAIDVRTVCDEASGRARVFVSDDGPGIPQEVLPRIFDPFFTTKEPGAGTGLGLSVVYGIIQEHGGQITTESVPHKHTTFSLELPLDGSSTSDKGADEKIKPSSKSSSVLVVDDEEVILDLLTDIFSQMDYSVERAHNGAEALEKVRKKPFDIIICDLKMPGMDGKTFFQKVTKSNPGLAQKIIFSTGDTLSEDFRAFCAETRRIVVEKPFFLDDLKNAIEAVEENQFRPPE
- a CDS encoding alpha/beta fold hydrolase — translated: MPPPETMLMENAPPAPAFSFKRGTVGCLLVHGFGDTAALMEPMAVYLREQGITTTSVTLPGHGTSLHDFALISSQKLIGTVEREFAEMKEACGSVVVVGFSMGGLLAIHLATLRDVEGLVTICTPVFPRGGVLSEHVLQRAARFGALVGANIPKFGITSLSDKTLRSYLNGYNKYPSRSILCLLDLMKLTRPILKRVTAPLLVVHSQRDDVIWRESGNYIFRSVASAEKRYIVLENSRHKAPLDRDRCVLFEEVTNFCLSRA